A section of the Flavobacterium ardleyense genome encodes:
- a CDS encoding succinate dehydrogenase cytochrome b subunit, producing MAKSAILKSSITKKYWMAFTGLFLCIFLLGHLAGNLQLIFGDALQFNQYALFMTTNPAVKILSYLTYASLLFHAIDGILLTIQNKKARPIDYAHNKPEANSRWASRNMAILGSLILIFIVLHMKTFWAVMHFDEKIPLQTTMIDVQPGMPAQEFYMTTTGSYLPVGNVEVRNVTEFYDPAAKVKIAEGYKDLYKITVDFFKDPEYGLLYTILYVLAMAVLAFHLLHGFASAFQSIGINSAKYKPTIRVVGKLFAVIVPLLFAIIPLYIHFFLKA from the coding sequence ATGGCGAAATCCGCAATATTGAAGTCTTCCATTACAAAGAAGTATTGGATGGCTTTTACAGGTTTATTTCTTTGTATCTTTCTTCTAGGACACTTAGCAGGAAATTTGCAATTAATTTTTGGTGATGCATTACAATTCAATCAGTATGCACTATTTATGACTACAAATCCTGCAGTCAAAATTCTTTCTTATCTAACTTATGCTTCGCTTTTATTTCACGCGATTGATGGTATCTTATTAACAATCCAAAACAAAAAAGCTAGGCCTATAGATTATGCTCACAATAAACCGGAAGCAAATTCTCGTTGGGCGTCACGTAATATGGCAATCCTGGGAAGTTTAATCCTTATTTTTATTGTATTGCACATGAAAACATTTTGGGCAGTAATGCACTTTGATGAAAAGATTCCATTGCAAACAACAATGATTGATGTTCAGCCGGGGATGCCTGCGCAAGAATTTTACATGACCACAACAGGAAGTTATTTGCCAGTTGGTAATGTTGAAGTGCGTAATGTAACTGAATTTTATGATCCTGCTGCAAAAGTAAAAATTGCTGAGGGTTACAAAGATTTGTACAAGATTACTGTAGACTTCTTTAAGGATCCTGAGTACGGATTGCTATACACAATTCTTTATGTTTTGGCTATGGCTGTCTTAGCTTTTCACTTATTGCACGGTTTTGCAAGTGCATTCCAATCAATAGGAATCAATAGTGCAAAATACAAACCTACCATTAGAGTTGTAGGTAAACTCTTCGCGGTGATTGTGCCGTTATTATTCGCAATCATTCCTCTTTACATTCATTTCTTTCTAAAAGCATAA
- a CDS encoding nitrilase family protein, with translation MQNVKSLQSLSIHLIQVDLAWENKEENLKNIQLEIEKLPDSADVVILPEMFSTGFTMQPELVAEAMTGKTVKWMKEIASKFEIALVGSIVIEEKDKFYNRLLFITKDGILETYDKRHLFSYAGEDKVYTPGIDRKIINYKGWNICLQICYDLRFPVFIRNHGEYDLLLFVANWPESRVLAWDTLLKARAIENICYVAGVNRVGNDKHDYHHNGHSQLIDFLGEFLIEPQQVVGAFQFTIKKQPLLDIRKKLGFLNDADAFTLE, from the coding sequence ATGCAAAATGTCAAGTCTTTACAAAGCCTTTCTATACATCTTATTCAAGTTGATCTCGCTTGGGAAAACAAAGAAGAAAATCTCAAAAATATTCAACTAGAAATTGAGAAACTTCCAGATTCTGCTGATGTGGTAATTCTACCCGAAATGTTCAGCACAGGATTTACCATGCAACCTGAATTAGTGGCGGAGGCAATGACCGGCAAAACAGTTAAATGGATGAAGGAGATAGCTTCTAAATTCGAAATCGCTCTCGTTGGAAGTATTGTCATTGAAGAAAAAGACAAGTTTTACAATAGATTGCTTTTCATAACCAAAGATGGAATTTTAGAAACCTATGACAAGCGACATTTATTTTCCTACGCCGGCGAGGACAAAGTCTATACACCAGGAATAGATCGAAAAATCATAAATTACAAAGGTTGGAATATCTGTTTGCAAATTTGCTATGATCTGCGTTTCCCAGTTTTTATTAGAAATCACGGGGAATATGATTTATTGCTATTCGTAGCCAATTGGCCAGAAAGTCGAGTGTTAGCTTGGGATACTTTGCTAAAAGCGCGTGCAATCGAAAACATCTGTTATGTAGCAGGTGTTAATAGAGTAGGAAATGACAAGCACGATTATCACCATAATGGACATTCTCAGCTAATTGATTTTCTTGGAGAATTTCTGATCGAACCTCAACAAGTAGTTGGTGCTTTTCAATTTACCATCAAGAAGCAACCTTTATTAGACATTAGAAAAAAGCTGGGATTTCTAAATGATGCTGATGCGTTTACTTTAGAATAA
- a CDS encoding succinate dehydrogenase/fumarate reductase iron-sulfur subunit, translating to MKLTLKIWRQKNAQDKGGLVDYKLDGISEDMSFLEMLDVLNDGLTNKGEDPVAFDHDCREGICGMCSLFINGEAHGPDRGVTTCQLHMRMFKDGDTIYIEPFRAKAFPVIKDLVVDRGSFDRVQHAGGFISVNTSGNTVDANTIPINKHDADTAFDNATCIGCGACVASCKNASAMLFVAAKVSQFALLPQGKVEAADRVKNMVAQMDAEGFGNCTNTGACEVECPKGITLEAIARMNREYFVANF from the coding sequence ATGAAACTCACATTAAAAATATGGCGTCAAAAAAACGCCCAAGACAAAGGAGGTTTAGTTGATTATAAACTAGACGGTATTTCTGAGGACATGTCCTTTCTAGAAATGCTTGACGTTCTTAATGACGGACTTACAAATAAAGGAGAAGATCCTGTAGCTTTTGACCACGATTGTCGCGAAGGAATTTGCGGTATGTGTTCATTGTTTATCAACGGTGAAGCTCACGGACCAGATAGAGGTGTTACAACTTGTCAGCTGCACATGCGTATGTTCAAAGATGGCGATACTATCTATATTGAGCCTTTCCGTGCAAAAGCTTTCCCAGTAATCAAAGATTTAGTTGTAGACAGAGGATCTTTTGATAGAGTGCAGCATGCAGGTGGTTTTATATCTGTTAATACATCTGGAAACACTGTAGATGCCAACACTATTCCTATCAACAAGCACGATGCTGATACAGCATTTGACAATGCAACTTGTATTGGTTGTGGAGCTTGTGTAGCGAGCTGTAAAAATGCCTCAGCGATGCTTTTCGTTGCTGCAAAAGTATCTCAGTTTGCATTGTTGCCGCAAGGTAAAGTAGAAGCAGCTGACCGTGTGAAAAATATGGTGGCTCAAATGGATGCTGAAGGTTTTGGTAACTGTACCAATACTGGAGCGTGTGAAGTAGAGTGTCCAAAAGGAATTACACTTGAAGCTATTGCTAGAATGAACAGAGAATACTTTGTTGCGAATTTCTAA
- a CDS encoding alpha/beta fold hydrolase — translation METILYKNTRISYTDSGKGTAVVFLHGFLENKKMWNYFVNQYEKKYRIVTIDLLGHGESESLGYVHSMEENAKVVQAVLSHLRIRKSILLGHSMGGYVCLAFAELFPDNVRSLILVNSTASADTDERKLNRDRAIQAVKYNHEGFIRMAVANLFSEDNRQKLKKEIEHVKEQALKTSVQGIVATLEGMKIRKDREVLLHFAPYPISLILGIQDTVLKFNDTAAQVEGTSATLFSFPDGHMSPIENRDELCELLLQYFKKI, via the coding sequence TTGGAAACAATTTTATATAAAAACACCCGAATTAGCTACACAGATTCCGGCAAAGGTACTGCGGTAGTTTTCCTGCATGGATTTCTTGAAAATAAGAAAATGTGGAATTATTTTGTCAATCAATACGAAAAGAAATACAGAATAGTTACGATTGATTTGCTGGGTCACGGCGAATCAGAGAGTTTAGGTTATGTGCATTCTATGGAAGAAAATGCAAAAGTAGTGCAGGCTGTTTTGTCACATCTACGAATTAGAAAATCTATATTGCTGGGACATTCTATGGGTGGTTACGTTTGTTTGGCTTTCGCCGAATTGTTTCCAGACAATGTTCGCTCCCTGATTTTAGTCAACTCAACGGCTTCGGCAGATACAGATGAGCGAAAATTAAATCGCGACCGTGCGATACAAGCAGTGAAATACAACCACGAAGGCTTTATTAGAATGGCGGTTGCAAATCTTTTTAGTGAAGATAATCGGCAGAAGCTTAAAAAAGAAATAGAACACGTTAAAGAACAAGCTCTAAAAACATCTGTGCAAGGAATTGTTGCAACTCTCGAAGGTATGAAAATCAGGAAAGACCGCGAGGTTCTTTTGCACTTCGCGCCTTATCCAATCTCATTAATCTTAGGTATTCAAGACACCGTACTCAAATTTAATGATACTGCTGCTCAGGTTGAAGGAACAAGCGCCACGCTCTTTAGCTTTCCTGACGGACATATGAGTCCAATAGAAAATCGCGACGAATTATGCGAGCTACTTCTCCAGTACTTTAAAAAGATTTAA
- a CDS encoding aminopeptidase P family protein translates to MKYTPIDRNLFIKNRKKFVAEMKKNSIAVFNSNDIYPISADSTLPFAQHRDIFYLSGVDQEESILLLFPDAPYEHQREILFLKETSELIAIWEGEKLTKEKAFETSGIKTVIWLQDFPKTLKELMSFADTIYINTNEHYRATIETETREARFVKWWKEQYPAHQVAKSNPILQRLRSVKEQVELDLIQHACNITEKGFRRILPFVKPGVTEYEIEAEFMHEFLRNRSKGFAYTPIIASGNNANVLHYIENNQECKAGDLILFDVAAEYANYSSDMSRTIPVSGRYTERQKNVYNAVNRVKEEAQKMLIPGTDWKQYHEEVGKIMTSELLGLGLLDKADVQNEDPAWPAYKKYFMHGTSHHMGLDTHDYGILTEPMQANMVFTVEPGIYIPAEGFGIRLEDNLVIQESGAPLNLMANIPILLEEIEDLMNS, encoded by the coding sequence ATGAAATACACTCCAATAGACCGAAATTTATTTATCAAAAACCGCAAAAAGTTCGTCGCTGAGATGAAAAAAAATAGCATTGCGGTATTTAATTCTAATGATATTTATCCAATTTCGGCCGATAGTACATTACCATTTGCGCAACATAGAGACATTTTTTACCTTTCGGGAGTAGATCAGGAGGAAAGTATTCTTTTATTATTTCCAGATGCACCTTATGAACATCAGCGCGAAATTCTTTTCTTGAAGGAGACAAGTGAATTAATTGCAATATGGGAAGGTGAGAAATTAACCAAAGAAAAAGCGTTTGAAACATCGGGAATCAAAACTGTTATTTGGCTTCAGGATTTTCCAAAAACACTTAAAGAACTAATGTCATTTGCCGACACCATTTACATTAATACAAATGAACACTACCGAGCTACTATCGAAACTGAAACACGCGAAGCTAGATTTGTAAAATGGTGGAAAGAGCAATATCCAGCTCATCAAGTTGCCAAAAGCAATCCAATATTGCAACGACTTCGTTCTGTAAAAGAACAAGTGGAATTAGACCTTATTCAACATGCTTGTAATATTACTGAAAAAGGATTCAGAAGAATTTTACCCTTTGTAAAGCCAGGAGTTACAGAGTATGAAATCGAGGCTGAATTCATGCACGAGTTTTTGAGAAATCGCTCAAAAGGTTTTGCGTACACTCCTATTATAGCATCTGGAAATAATGCAAACGTTTTGCATTATATTGAGAACAATCAAGAATGTAAAGCTGGCGATTTAATCTTATTTGATGTTGCTGCAGAATATGCAAATTATTCTAGCGATATGTCTCGCACCATTCCAGTATCTGGACGATATACCGAGCGTCAGAAAAATGTGTACAATGCCGTAAACCGTGTAAAAGAAGAAGCTCAAAAAATGCTTATTCCTGGTACAGATTGGAAACAGTATCATGAAGAAGTTGGGAAAATTATGACTTCAGAATTATTAGGATTAGGATTGCTTGACAAAGCAGATGTACAAAATGAAGATCCAGCTTGGCCAGCTTACAAGAAGTACTTTATGCATGGAACTTCGCACCATATGGGCCTAGACACTCATGATTATGGAATTCTGACGGAACCAATGCAGGCAAACATGGTCTTCACTGTTGAACCAGGAATCTATATTCCTGCCGAAGGTTTTGGTATTAGACTCGAAGATAATCTAGTCATTCAAGAAAGTGGCGCTCCATTAAATCTTATGGCTAATATCCCGATATTGCTTGAAGAAATCGAAGACTTGATGAACAGCTAA
- a CDS encoding fumarate reductase/succinate dehydrogenase flavoprotein subunit, which translates to MALDSKVPNTNGPLSEMWTNYKDHINLVNPANKRNIDVIVVGTGLAGGSAAATLAELGYNVKAFCFQDSPRRAHSIAAQGGINAAKNYQGDGDSTYRLFYDTVKGGDYRSREANVYRLAEVSTNIIDQCVAQGVPLAREYGGLLDNRSFGGALVSRTFYAKGQTGQQLLLGAYSAMNRQIGRGKIKMYNRHEMLDLVIVDGKARGIIARNLVTGEIERHSAHAVVVGSGGYGNVFFLSTNAMGSNATAAWKIHKKGAFFANPCYTQIHPTCIPVSGDHQSKLTLMSESLRNDGRIWVPKNIEDAIAIREGRKTAIDLSEDERDYYLERRYPAFGNLVPRDVASRAAKERCDAGYGVNKTGQAVFLDFAAAIQRYGKEKAYVKGIEHTATPEQIIEMGTAVVADKYGNLFQMYEKIVDENPYKMPMKIFPAVHYTMGGTWVDYNLMTTIPGCFSIGESNFSDHGANRLGASALMQGLADGYFVLPYTIGAYLAPDIKTGPIPTNTPEFEAAENNVRTQLERFVNNKGSHSVDYFHKILGKIMWDKVGMARNAQGLTEAIQEISELRERFYKEVLVPGTMDSFNQELEKAMRVADFLELGELFAKDALHRKESCGGHFREEYQTPEGEAQRDDENFAYVAAWEYTGKPSEAILHKEELKFENIKLVQRSYK; encoded by the coding sequence ATGGCATTAGATTCTAAAGTACCAAATACAAACGGTCCATTATCTGAGATGTGGACTAACTATAAAGATCATATCAACTTAGTGAATCCTGCAAACAAACGTAATATAGACGTGATTGTAGTAGGAACAGGATTGGCTGGAGGTTCTGCCGCAGCTACTCTTGCTGAACTAGGTTACAACGTAAAAGCATTTTGTTTCCAAGATTCGCCACGTCGTGCACACTCAATCGCTGCACAAGGTGGTATTAATGCTGCCAAAAATTATCAAGGTGATGGTGACTCAACTTACAGATTGTTTTACGATACTGTAAAAGGTGGTGATTACCGCTCAAGAGAGGCAAACGTTTACCGTCTAGCAGAAGTTTCTACTAATATTATTGACCAATGTGTGGCTCAAGGAGTTCCATTGGCTAGAGAGTATGGTGGACTTTTGGATAACCGTTCTTTTGGAGGTGCTCTTGTTTCAAGAACATTCTACGCAAAAGGTCAAACTGGACAGCAATTACTCCTAGGTGCCTATTCTGCGATGAACAGACAGATAGGTCGTGGAAAAATAAAAATGTACAACCGTCACGAGATGCTAGACTTAGTAATCGTTGATGGAAAAGCTCGCGGAATTATCGCCCGTAACCTAGTTACTGGTGAAATTGAGAGACATTCTGCTCATGCAGTTGTTGTAGGATCTGGTGGATACGGAAACGTATTTTTCCTTTCTACCAACGCAATGGGAAGTAATGCTACTGCCGCTTGGAAAATTCATAAAAAAGGTGCTTTCTTCGCAAACCCTTGTTACACACAAATTCACCCAACTTGTATTCCTGTTTCGGGAGACCATCAGTCAAAATTAACTTTGATGTCTGAATCTCTTCGTAATGATGGAAGAATTTGGGTACCTAAAAACATTGAAGATGCTATTGCTATTAGAGAAGGTCGCAAAACGGCTATCGATCTTAGCGAAGATGAAAGAGATTACTACCTAGAAAGAAGGTATCCTGCTTTTGGTAACCTTGTACCTCGTGATGTTGCATCTCGTGCAGCAAAAGAGCGTTGCGACGCTGGCTACGGAGTAAACAAAACAGGTCAAGCAGTTTTTCTTGATTTTGCAGCAGCAATTCAGAGATACGGAAAAGAGAAAGCATACGTAAAGGGAATCGAACATACTGCTACTCCAGAGCAAATTATTGAAATGGGTACTGCAGTGGTTGCTGACAAGTATGGTAACCTTTTCCAAATGTATGAGAAAATCGTTGATGAGAATCCATACAAAATGCCAATGAAAATTTTCCCAGCAGTGCACTATACAATGGGTGGAACATGGGTAGATTATAATTTGATGACTACAATTCCTGGTTGCTTCTCTATTGGAGAATCAAACTTTTCAGATCACGGAGCTAACAGATTAGGTGCTTCTGCATTAATGCAAGGTCTTGCTGATGGATATTTTGTACTTCCTTACACTATTGGAGCTTACTTAGCGCCAGATATTAAAACAGGGCCAATTCCAACAAATACTCCGGAGTTTGAAGCTGCCGAAAATAATGTAAGAACTCAATTAGAGCGTTTTGTTAATAATAAAGGATCGCACTCTGTAGATTACTTCCATAAGATTTTAGGTAAAATCATGTGGGACAAAGTAGGAATGGCGAGAAATGCGCAGGGACTAACCGAAGCAATTCAAGAAATTTCAGAACTTCGCGAACGTTTCTATAAGGAAGTTCTTGTTCCTGGTACCATGGATAGCTTTAACCAAGAGTTAGAAAAAGCAATGAGAGTTGCCGATTTCTTGGAGTTGGGTGAGCTTTTCGCAAAAGATGCTTTACACAGAAAAGAATCTTGCGGTGGACACTTTAGAGAAGAATATCAAACTCCAGAAGGTGAAGCACAGCGTGACGACGAAAATTTTGCTTATGTAGCAGCTTGGGAATATACAGGGAAACCTAGCGAGGCGATTTTACATAAGGAAGAATTGAAGTTTGAAAATATTAAACTAGTGCAACGTAGCTACAAGTAA
- a CDS encoding Ig-like domain-containing protein, protein MFRHIFTILLTLVVLSSCAKRASISGGLKDTIAPVMKQSYPPNYTTNFEGNEIKIVFDEYIKLKNLSKQLIVSPPMQRQPIITPTTASKTITIKILDTLKANTTYSFNFGKSIEDNNEGNPYQQFKYVFSTGSIIDSLKLRGRVFDAYNKDVEPFVSVMLYEFDENYTDSLIYKQRPRYITNTLDSIKIFEIENIKPGKYKLIALKDKNSNNKYDPKADKIGFLSQTITMPTDSLFTLKLFKESRPLKANKPAQTNGSKLTLGYEGNFEMAKIKTFDGNSEVPNVVTKVVDKDSVLVWFPPSVKDSIRVTVSKGSYTKDFSIRLKEQKSDSLVLNPRYSSSLPLREEFALKSATPLTFIDSTKITVRSQDSTAQKFSVKYDEFLMELKVKFKKEPLEKYKIQFLPGAVKDFYNRKNDTLVYSVSTKNTSDYGNLRIAISNIKTYPVIVELSDVKGATIATSYLEEGNIVDFNLIDPMLYNLRIIYDTNKNGRWDEGNFLENRQAEEVIYFPTSIDVRANWDVDQPFILK, encoded by the coding sequence ATGTTCAGACACATATTCACTATCCTGCTTACACTAGTTGTCCTTTCTAGCTGCGCCAAAAGAGCGTCAATTTCGGGCGGACTTAAGGATACAATTGCGCCGGTAATGAAGCAAAGTTATCCTCCAAATTACACTACCAACTTTGAAGGAAACGAGATAAAAATAGTTTTTGACGAATACATAAAGCTCAAAAACTTGAGTAAACAATTAATCGTTTCGCCACCAATGCAGCGTCAACCGATTATTACACCCACTACGGCGAGCAAGACAATTACTATTAAAATTCTCGATACACTAAAGGCGAACACAACTTACAGTTTTAATTTCGGAAAAAGTATCGAAGACAACAACGAAGGCAATCCATATCAGCAATTTAAATACGTTTTCTCGACTGGGAGTATAATAGATTCTCTGAAGTTGAGAGGTCGAGTTTTTGATGCTTACAATAAAGATGTTGAGCCATTTGTCTCAGTGATGCTTTATGAATTCGATGAAAACTATACCGATTCGTTGATTTATAAGCAGCGTCCGAGATATATTACCAACACTTTGGATAGTATCAAAATTTTTGAAATCGAAAATATAAAGCCGGGAAAATATAAGTTGATTGCTTTAAAAGATAAGAATTCAAATAATAAGTACGATCCGAAAGCGGACAAAATTGGATTTCTTTCTCAAACTATAACAATGCCAACTGATAGTCTTTTTACATTAAAATTATTTAAGGAATCGCGTCCGCTAAAGGCAAATAAACCTGCGCAAACAAATGGATCAAAACTCACTTTGGGTTATGAAGGTAACTTTGAAATGGCAAAAATTAAAACGTTTGATGGCAATTCAGAAGTTCCAAATGTGGTAACAAAAGTTGTGGACAAGGATTCGGTTTTGGTTTGGTTTCCACCGTCAGTCAAAGATTCGATTCGAGTTACTGTTTCAAAAGGAAGTTATACCAAAGATTTTAGCATACGTCTTAAAGAACAGAAGAGTGATTCCTTAGTTTTAAATCCTCGATATAGCAGTAGTTTGCCACTACGTGAAGAATTTGCGTTAAAAAGTGCCACGCCCTTAACTTTTATTGACAGCACAAAAATCACGGTAAGATCGCAAGACTCAACTGCCCAGAAATTCTCTGTAAAATACGATGAATTCCTGATGGAATTGAAGGTTAAATTTAAGAAAGAACCGCTCGAGAAATATAAAATTCAGTTTCTACCGGGCGCCGTAAAGGATTTCTACAACAGGAAAAATGACACATTAGTTTATTCTGTTTCCACGAAAAACACTTCCGATTATGGAAATCTTAGAATCGCCATTTCGAATATTAAAACCTATCCGGTAATCGTCGAATTAAGCGATGTTAAGGGCGCAACCATAGCAACGAGCTATTTAGAAGAAGGTAACATTGTCGACTTTAATTTGATTGACCCAATGCTTTATAATCTTCGAATAATTTACGATACTAATAAAAACGGCCGTTGGGACGAAGGGAATTTTCTTGAAAATAGACAGGCAGAAGAAGTGATTTACTTCCCCACTTCAATTGATGTTCGGGCAAATTGGGATGTTGATCAGCCGTTTATTCTAAAGTAA